Proteins encoded together in one Vigna angularis cultivar LongXiaoDou No.4 chromosome 5, ASM1680809v1, whole genome shotgun sequence window:
- the LOC108340722 gene encoding probable inactive leucine-rich repeat receptor-like protein kinase At3g03770: MAQKPVFLSLLPLLILFLANIQLSEQLEFSQSQTLLKVQQLLGYPSALSALSSTSDFCNIEPTPYLTIVCYEDSLTQLHVVGNNDFTTLPPNFSSDTLFTTIGTLSSLKVLSLVSLGLWGPLPESIAQLSSLEILNISSNYFNGVIPSQLSLLRNLQSVVLDDNNINGEIPNWVGSLQGLAVLSMKKNWLCGSLPTSLDALQTLRVLDLSSNQLSGEVPHLKNLANLQVLNLENNTFGPHFPSLPTKLVSLVLRNNSFRLSVPSGLNSLYLLQRLDLSLNGFVGPFPPSLLSLPSINYLDISSNKFTGMLFSNTSCNDDLHFVNLSSNLLKGEIPSCLEPKTRVVLYDGNCLSNKNQDQHPLHFCSNEALAVKIIPREPKHKRTTGKTVIVSSMGSVVGVVLILGVVILVVSRVHKKQVVKIPSKSPLENVTSQLHNEDEVKTTTRSIMEHIIKRVPDKRAVETLTRSIKEHVMSRVKNKRVVRASTRSIIEHVSSVNTAKLLTDARYISETMKMGASLPPYRTFALDELKEATNNFDSSCFISEGPHGQIYKGVLSDGMHISIRGLKMRKRHSPQTYMHHVEMISKLRHSHLVSALGHAFECNQDDSCVNSVFLIFEFVPNRSLRSCVSGSSGEKISWTQRIAATIGVVKGIQFLHTGIVPGLYSNNLKITDIVLDNNHNVKISSYNLPLSSENKRMISNGTYPGLKGNVQARIKGEDKNDVYDIGVILLEIILGRPIMFHNEVGTLKDLLHVSIKTDDIARRSIVDPAVHKECSDESLMTMMEICVRCVSDDLTERPSVEDILWNLQFAAQVQNSWKRDSSDHSYSPALSSRD; the protein is encoded by the exons ATGGCACAAAAACCagttttcctttctcttttacCCCTTCTAATCTTGTTTCTTGCCAACATCCAACTTTCAGAGCAGTTAGAGTTTTCTCAGTCTCAGACACTTCTCAAGGTTCAGCAACTTCTTGGTTATCCATCAGCATTAAGTGCCCTCAGCAGCACCTCAGACTTCTGCAATATTGAGCCTACCCCATATTTGACAATAGTCTGCTATGAGGATAGCTTGACACAGCTTCATGTTGTTGGCAACAATGATTTTACTACACTGCCTCCAAACTTCTCCTCTGATACTCTTTTTACTACAATAGGAACTCTGTCAAGCTTGAAAGTCCTCTCTCTTGTTTCTCTTGGACTCTGGGGGCCCTTGCCTGAAAGCATTGCACAGTTGTCTTCATTGGAAATACTTAACATTAGCTCAAACTACTTCAATGGAGTCATTCCATCTCAGCTTTCACTTCTCAGGAACCTGCAGTCAGTGGTGCTTGATGATAACAACATCAATGGTGAAATTCCTAACTGGGTAGGCTCACTTCAAGGTTTGGCTGTGCTTAGTATGAAGAAAAACTGGCTATGTGGGAGCCTTCCAACTTCATTGGATGCTCTTCAGACCTTGAGGGTGTTGGATCTGTCAAGTAATCAGTTATCTGGGGAAGTTCCTCATCTTAAGAATTTGGCTAACCTTCAAGTTCTTAACTTGGAAAACAACACATTTGGACCTCATTTTCCTTCACTCCCCACCAAGTTAGTTTCTCTTGTGCTCAGAAATAACAGCTTCAGGCTAAGTGTCCCTTCTGGTTTAAATTCTTTGTATCTGCTCCAAAGGCTAGACCTTTCTTTGAATGGCTTTGTGGGGCCATTTCCACCATCATTATTGTCACTGCCTTCCATAAATTACCTTGATATTTCCTCAAATAAATTCACTGGAATGCTTTTCAGTAACACGTCATGCAATGATGATCTCCACTTTGTAAATTTGTCTTCAAATCTTCTGAAAGGGGAAATTCCCTCTTGTTTGGAACCAAAGACCAGGGTTGTTCTGTATGATGGCAACTGCTTATCAAATAAGAACCAAGATCAGCATCCTTTACATTTTTGCAGCAATGAGGCTTTGGCAGTGAAAATCATACCTCGTGAACCAAAACACAAGAGAACAACTGGTAAAACAGTTATTGTATCAAGTATGGGAAGTGTGGTAGGTGTAGTGTTGATTCTAGGAGTGGTTATCTTGGTTGTTAGCCGAGTTCACAAGAAACAGGTAGTGAAAATCCCTTCAAAGTCCCCTTTGGAAAATGTCACCAGCCAGTTACATAATGAAGATGAAGTGAAAACTACTACAAGGTCCATAATGGAGCATATCATCAAAAGGGTTCCTGACAAACGTGCTGTGGAAACACTGACAAGATCCATAAAGGAGCATGTAATGAGCCGAGTGAAAAATAAGCGTGTTGTTAGGGCATCAACAAGGTCCATAATAGAACATGTATCATCAGTTAACACAGCAAAACTACTCACAGATGCAA GGTATATATCAGAAACAATGAAGATGGGAGCCAGCCTTCCTCCTTATAGGACCTTTGCTTTGGATGAACTTAAGGAAGCTACAAATAATTTTGATTCATCCTGTTTCATAAGTGAAGGCCCACATGGTCAG ATTTATAAAGGGGTTCTCTCTGATGGGATGCACATTTCTATTAGAGGTTTGAAAATGAGGAAGAGACATAGCCCTCaaacttacatgcaccatgTTGAGATGATTTCAAAACTAAGGCATTCACACTTGGTTAGTGCTCTTGGGCATGCTTTTGAGTGCAACCAGGATGATTCGTGTGTGAACAGTGTATTTCTCATATTTGAGTTTGTTCCAAACAGAAGTTTACGAAGCTGCGTTTCTG GATCTTCTGGGGAAAAGATTTCTTGGACTCAGAGAATAGCAGCTACAATTGGAGTGGTGAAGGGCATTCAATTTTTGCACACAGGGATAGTGCCTGGACTATATTCAAATAATCTCAAGATTACAGATATTGTTTTGGATAACAATCACAATGTTAAAATAAGCAGCTACAATCTGCCACTCTcttctgaaaataaaagaatg ATAAGCAATGGAACTTACCCTGGACTCAAAGGAAATGTCCAAGCAAG GATAAAGGGTGAAGACAAGAATGATGTCTATGATATTGGGGTAATCTTGCTAGAAATCATTCTGGGCCGACCAATAATGTTTCACAATGAAGTTGGAACACTAAAAGATCTT TTACATGTAAGCATTAAAACTGATGACATAGCTAGAAGAAGTATTGTTGACCCAGCAGTTCACAAGGAATGCTCAGATGAATCATTAATGACAATGATGGAGATATGTGTAAGGTGTGTCTCTGATGACCTAACTGAAAGGCCTTCTGTGGAAGATATTCTCTGGAACTTGCAGTTTGCAGCACAAGTTCAGAATTCATGGAAAAGAGACTCAAGTGATCACAGTTACTCTCCTGCACTATCCTCCAGGGATTAA
- the LOC108339184 gene encoding uncharacterized protein LOC108339184 has product MIETAKRVEMLETNLDRVVRPQKGSSSETRFQKKPYLKPQQPVQGSVKCYECDGAHYTIECPKLFSNQNNVKKYFSFNKPGHFAFNCPENKIKIRPQQPSPSGEKPKATGRIFSITREEAPKLGNLVLGMYHFFGKCMHVLFDSRATHSFVSSSCLEEFCLPVSDLGCGLVVSTPASG; this is encoded by the coding sequence ATGATTGAGACTGCTAAgagggtggagatgctagagaCAAACCTAGATAGGGTTGTGAGGCCTCAGAAAGGAAGTTCGTCCGAGACAAGATTTCAAAAGAAGCCTTATCTGAAACCTCAACAACCTGTTCAAGGATCTGTGAAGTGTTATGAGTGCGACGGTGCGCACTACACAATAGAATGCCCAAAACTCTTTAGTAACCAAAATAATGTGAAGAAGTATTTTTCCTTCAATAAGCCAGGACATTTTGCTTTCAACTGTCCtgaaaataagataaagatTAGACCACAACAGCCTAGTCCTTCTGGAGAAAAGCCCAAGGCAACGGGAAGGATTTTTTCCATTACTAGAGAAGAAGCACCGAAGCTAGGTAACCTTGTCTTAGGCATGTACCATTTCTTTGGAAAATGTATGcatgttttatttgattctagaGCTACGCACTCCTTTGTATCGTCTTCATGTTTGGAAGAATTTTGTTTACCTGTGAGTGATCTTGGGTGTGGTCTAGTGgtttctacaccagcatcgggaTAA